The following proteins come from a genomic window of Deltaproteobacteria bacterium:
- a CDS encoding universal stress protein, whose amino-acid sequence MTIDIRSILVPIDFSANAATVLDWAAHLAEEHGCPLVLLHAYHLPVDFQQLEGAYLPPDFWAQVKSDAGANLEKHAQGLRTRGLRVETVLREGYPASVIEEEAKERHVDLIVIGTRGHTGLKHLLLGSVAERVVQKAPCAVLTVKAREES is encoded by the coding sequence ATGACGATCGACATCCGCTCCATCCTGGTCCCGATCGACTTCTCCGCGAACGCCGCCACCGTCCTCGACTGGGCGGCCCACCTGGCCGAGGAGCACGGCTGCCCGCTGGTCCTGCTCCACGCCTACCACCTGCCGGTCGACTTCCAGCAGCTCGAGGGCGCCTACCTGCCCCCGGACTTCTGGGCGCAGGTGAAGAGCGACGCCGGCGCCAACCTCGAGAAGCACGCCCAGGGCCTGCGCACGCGCGGGCTGCGGGTCGAGACCGTGCTGCGCGAGGGCTACCCGGCGAGCGTGATCGAGGAGGAGGCGAAGGAGCGCCACGTGGACCTGATCGTGATCGGCACGCGCGGGCACACGGGGCTCAAGCACCTGCTGCTCGGCAGCGTGGCGGAGCGGGTCGTGCAGAAGGCGCCCTGCGCCGTCCTCACCGTGAAGGCGCGCGAGGAGAGCTGA